In one Achromobacter spanius genomic region, the following are encoded:
- a CDS encoding acyl-CoA thioesterase: MTSSPKSPFTTLPANRDAVLRVMPMPADANIHGDVFGGWIMAQVDIAGSIPAARRAAGRVATVAVNAFQFKEPVFVGDLLSFYAAIVKTGTTSVTVSVEVYAERQRLDAEVVKVTEATLTYVATDEARRSRPLPTL; the protein is encoded by the coding sequence ATGACCTCCAGCCCCAAATCCCCGTTTACGACTTTGCCCGCCAATCGCGACGCGGTGTTGCGCGTCATGCCGATGCCGGCCGACGCGAATATCCACGGGGACGTTTTTGGCGGCTGGATCATGGCCCAGGTCGACATCGCCGGGTCCATTCCCGCCGCGCGCCGCGCCGCGGGACGGGTCGCCACCGTGGCGGTCAACGCCTTCCAGTTCAAAGAGCCCGTATTCGTGGGCGACCTGCTCAGCTTCTACGCAGCCATCGTCAAAACCGGCACCACGTCTGTCACGGTGTCGGTCGAGGTTTACGCGGAACGCCAGCGCCTGGACGCCGAAGTCGTCAAGGTCACCGAGGCCACCCTGACCTACGTCGCCACCGACGAAGCACGGCGCAGCCGCCCCCTTCCTACTCTTTGA
- the mgtE gene encoding magnesium transporter, with translation MTQSAAAQKPPATPRRLDPEDAQTALAEVQECLRRQQLVADLVHRQEEGDAKATLVEDLVHRQHEAELKTLLDGLHPADIAFILESLPKDERQAIWKLVSPEHDADVLLEVEDWVRESLIEAMDRQDLVAATGSMDADELADLAPDLPPDVVAEVQKGLTEEERAQLLEAMGYPEDSVGAIMDFEMVRVREDVTLEVVLRYLRRLHELPDHTDQIFVVDRQDKLQGILPLSRLLVSEPETEVRAVMNADFLTLNPLDSDADAAGAFERYDLVSAPVMDDQGRLIGRVTIADVVDVMREDSQEQALSRAGLQEEDIFAPVTTALRNRAPWLLLNLCTAATASFVASRFEGTVSHIVILAFLMSIVAGIGGNSGNQTMTLIIRALAMGRITGRNLWQLVKRELFVTLLVGLCGSLVAALFAWVISRSISIALVMMAAMICNMLVGASVGVLVPMVRARFGKDPAMGSSVLLTFATDSLGFFIFLGLATIFLL, from the coding sequence ATGACGCAGTCCGCCGCCGCGCAGAAACCGCCCGCGACGCCCCGCCGCCTCGACCCGGAAGACGCACAGACCGCCCTGGCCGAAGTGCAGGAATGCCTGCGCCGCCAGCAACTGGTGGCCGACCTGGTGCACCGCCAGGAAGAAGGCGACGCCAAGGCCACGCTGGTCGAAGACCTGGTTCACCGCCAGCACGAAGCCGAACTCAAGACGCTGCTGGACGGCCTGCATCCGGCCGACATCGCCTTCATCCTGGAATCGCTGCCCAAGGATGAACGCCAGGCCATCTGGAAGCTGGTCAGCCCCGAGCACGACGCCGACGTGCTGCTGGAAGTGGAAGACTGGGTGCGGGAATCGCTGATTGAAGCGATGGACCGCCAGGACCTGGTTGCCGCCACCGGCAGCATGGACGCCGATGAACTCGCCGACCTGGCGCCCGACCTGCCGCCCGACGTGGTGGCCGAAGTACAAAAAGGCCTGACCGAAGAAGAACGCGCGCAGCTGCTGGAAGCCATGGGCTATCCGGAAGACAGCGTGGGCGCCATCATGGACTTTGAAATGGTCCGGGTGCGCGAAGATGTCACCTTGGAAGTGGTGCTGCGCTATCTGCGCCGCTTGCACGAACTGCCCGACCACACCGACCAGATTTTCGTGGTGGACCGCCAAGACAAGCTGCAAGGCATCCTGCCGCTGTCGCGCCTTCTGGTCAGCGAACCGGAAACCGAAGTGCGCGCCGTCATGAACGCCGACTTCCTGACGCTGAACCCGCTGGATTCCGACGCCGACGCGGCAGGCGCCTTCGAACGTTACGACCTGGTTTCCGCCCCCGTGATGGACGACCAGGGTCGCCTGATCGGGCGCGTCACCATCGCCGATGTGGTGGACGTGATGCGCGAAGACTCCCAGGAACAAGCCCTGTCGCGCGCGGGTCTGCAAGAAGAAGACATCTTCGCGCCCGTCACCACCGCGCTGCGCAACCGCGCGCCGTGGCTGCTGCTCAACCTCTGCACCGCCGCCACGGCATCCTTCGTGGCATCGCGGTTCGAAGGCACGGTCAGCCACATCGTGATCCTGGCTTTCCTGATGTCGATCGTGGCCGGCATCGGCGGCAACTCCGGCAACCAGACCATGACGCTGATCATCCGGGCACTTGCCATGGGCCGGATCACGGGCCGCAACCTGTGGCAACTGGTCAAGCGCGAATTGTTCGTGACCTTGCTGGTGGGCCTGTGCGGCAGCCTGGTGGCCGCCTTGTTCGCCTGGGTGATCTCGCGCTCGATCTCGATTGCGCTGGTGATGATGGCGGCGATGATCTGCAACATGCTGGTCGGCGCCTCGGTGGGCGTGCTGGTGCCGATGGTGCGCGCGCGCTTCGGCAAGGACCCCGCCATGGGCTCATCGGTGCTGCTGACCTTCGCCACCGATTCGCTGGGGTTTTTCATCTTCCTGGGGCTGGCCACCATCTTCCTGCTGTAG
- a CDS encoding M20 aminoacylase family protein, which translates to MKLLEPIVAWHQDISKIRRDIHAHPELAFEEFRTADVVAAKLEEWGIEIDRGLGGTGVVGIIRGKLPGDRAVGLRADMDALPMQEVNSFAHASKNEGKMHACGHDGHTAMLLAAAQYLSQHRDYAGTVYVIFQPAEEGGGGAKRMIDDGLFKRFPMEAVFGMHNWPGMKPGQFGLTAGPIMASSNEFSIVVKGKGTHAGMPNLGIDPVMAAVQLAQSLQTIITRNRNPLDAAVLSITQIHAGSADNVVPNHAELRGTVRTFTLDVLDLIERRMEEITRHTCAAMDCEVEFTFQRNYPPTINHAEEAAFCADVLRDIVGDANVNDHVQPTMGAEDFAFMLQELPGCYVWIGNGTGEHRDSGHGLGPCMLHNGSYDFNDELLPLGGTYWVQLALKRLAKA; encoded by the coding sequence ATGAAACTGCTCGAACCCATCGTCGCCTGGCACCAGGATATTTCGAAGATCCGCCGCGACATCCACGCGCATCCCGAATTGGCCTTCGAAGAATTCCGCACCGCTGACGTGGTGGCGGCCAAGCTTGAAGAATGGGGCATCGAGATTGATCGCGGCCTGGGTGGTACGGGCGTGGTCGGCATCATTCGCGGCAAGCTGCCTGGTGATCGCGCGGTGGGCCTGCGCGCCGACATGGACGCGCTGCCCATGCAAGAGGTCAACAGCTTCGCGCACGCCAGCAAGAACGAAGGCAAGATGCACGCCTGCGGCCACGACGGCCATACCGCCATGCTGCTGGCGGCGGCGCAATACCTGTCCCAGCATCGCGATTACGCGGGCACCGTGTATGTGATTTTCCAGCCGGCCGAAGAAGGCGGCGGCGGCGCCAAGCGCATGATCGACGACGGCTTGTTCAAGCGTTTTCCCATGGAAGCGGTGTTCGGCATGCACAACTGGCCCGGCATGAAGCCCGGCCAGTTCGGCCTGACCGCCGGCCCCATCATGGCGTCCAGCAACGAATTTTCGATCGTCGTCAAAGGCAAGGGTACGCATGCGGGCATGCCCAACCTGGGCATCGACCCCGTCATGGCGGCGGTGCAGTTGGCGCAATCGCTGCAGACCATCATCACGCGCAACCGCAATCCGCTGGATGCCGCGGTGCTCAGCATTACCCAGATCCACGCGGGCAGCGCCGACAACGTGGTGCCCAACCACGCGGAATTGCGCGGCACCGTGCGTACGTTCACGCTGGACGTGCTGGACCTGATCGAACGCCGTATGGAAGAGATCACGCGGCACACCTGCGCGGCCATGGATTGCGAAGTGGAGTTCACGTTCCAGCGCAACTATCCGCCCACCATCAACCACGCCGAAGAAGCCGCGTTCTGCGCCGACGTGCTGCGCGACATCGTCGGTGACGCCAACGTCAACGACCACGTGCAACCGACCATGGGCGCGGAAGACTTTGCGTTCATGCTGCAGGAACTGCCGGGCTGCTATGTCTGGATCGGCAACGGCACCGGCGAACACCGCGATAGCGGCCACGGCCTGGGCCCCTGCATGCTGCACAACGGCAGCTACGACTTCAACGACGAGCTGCTGCCCCTGGGCGGCACGTACTGGGTCCAACTTGCCTTGAAGCGCCTGGCCAAGGCCTGA
- the mnmC gene encoding FAD-dependent 5-carboxymethylaminomethyl-2-thiouridine(34) oxidoreductase MnmC has protein sequence MSAPYVPLTPAVVDFDADGKLHDAESGDVYPQHAGSFSDREHVFLRGNGLPERWRGCDVFTICETGFGLGLNFLGLWQAWRQDPQRPSALHVVSLEAHPFTLADLSALLARYAPTSLAGLARHLVEQWPTLLPGLHRLEFENGAVTLTLGFGDAQVLAPRLDARVDAFFLDAYTPEPDPGTRSAPLLRALAQLAASGATLAAGVGTEALRRALQDAGFDARCVPIDGGKRQMIQATARVQGRAAGAAATPAAVKHAVVVGAGLAGAGIAQALAGRGWRVTVLDAGRALGAPAHAGHVAAALTPVVARDDNARARLSRAGSQRALARWQGLAGDAAPRVCGTVQIERDAGKSAALASTLETLAFPRDWVRQVDRDEASALAGLPVARGGVYFAQGMLVQPNRLIDALLETPGVSVLPGRAARVERQGQGWSVRDAQGGELAQADTVILANAFGARAVLAESGLLDPLPRVGQMHALAGEVTLVPGEALAGGPRCIVGGEGYLLPDVGVGCVVGSTYVHGATQALVSPEGQHTTLAKAAWLLSGHFPAFDALVPGTLPGWAGWRAVLPGRLPAVGELPHAPGLWLAIGYASRGLSWSALMGDLIGARLAGEPALLETDLSKLISPR, from the coding sequence ATGTCCGCGCCTTACGTTCCCCTGACACCCGCAGTGGTCGACTTCGATGCCGACGGCAAGCTCCATGACGCCGAGTCCGGCGACGTCTACCCCCAGCATGCCGGGTCATTCAGCGACCGGGAACACGTATTCCTGCGCGGTAACGGGCTGCCCGAGCGTTGGCGCGGATGCGACGTATTCACCATCTGCGAGACCGGTTTCGGGCTGGGCCTGAATTTTCTGGGGCTGTGGCAGGCGTGGAGGCAAGATCCGCAGCGGCCATCGGCGTTGCATGTCGTGTCGCTGGAGGCGCATCCGTTCACTTTGGCTGATTTGTCGGCATTGTTGGCGCGTTATGCGCCGACGTCCTTGGCGGGATTGGCGCGGCATCTGGTGGAGCAGTGGCCCACGCTGCTGCCGGGGCTACATCGGCTGGAATTCGAGAACGGCGCGGTAACGCTGACGCTGGGTTTCGGCGATGCGCAGGTGCTTGCGCCACGCCTGGACGCGCGCGTGGATGCCTTCTTCCTGGATGCCTACACGCCAGAACCCGATCCCGGCACGAGGTCGGCTCCCTTGCTACGCGCGCTGGCGCAACTGGCGGCGTCCGGGGCCACCCTGGCGGCCGGGGTCGGTACGGAAGCGCTGCGGCGTGCGTTGCAGGATGCGGGTTTTGACGCGCGCTGCGTGCCGATTGACGGGGGCAAGCGGCAAATGATCCAAGCCACCGCCCGCGTGCAGGGCCGAGCGGCCGGAGCGGCCGCGACGCCCGCGGCCGTCAAGCATGCGGTGGTGGTGGGCGCAGGGCTGGCGGGTGCTGGCATCGCGCAGGCGCTGGCCGGCCGGGGCTGGCGAGTCACCGTGTTGGACGCAGGTAGGGCGCTGGGGGCGCCTGCGCACGCCGGTCATGTGGCCGCTGCGCTGACGCCCGTGGTGGCGCGTGACGACAATGCGCGGGCGCGGCTGTCGCGCGCCGGCAGCCAGCGCGCGCTGGCGCGTTGGCAAGGGCTGGCTGGCGACGCCGCGCCGCGCGTGTGCGGCACGGTTCAGATCGAGCGCGACGCGGGCAAATCCGCTGCGTTGGCGAGCACATTGGAAACGCTGGCTTTTCCGCGCGACTGGGTACGCCAGGTGGATCGTGACGAAGCCAGCGCCTTGGCCGGTTTGCCGGTGGCGCGCGGCGGCGTGTACTTCGCGCAGGGCATGCTGGTTCAACCGAACCGACTGATCGACGCCTTGCTGGAAACGCCCGGCGTGAGCGTCTTGCCGGGCAGGGCGGCCCGGGTCGAACGACAGGGGCAAGGATGGAGCGTACGAGACGCGCAAGGCGGGGAATTGGCGCAAGCCGACACCGTCATCCTGGCCAATGCCTTTGGCGCGCGCGCGGTGCTGGCCGAAAGCGGCTTGCTCGATCCCTTGCCGCGCGTGGGGCAGATGCACGCGCTGGCTGGCGAGGTCACCCTGGTGCCCGGCGAGGCGCTTGCGGGCGGGCCGCGCTGCATCGTTGGCGGCGAGGGCTATCTGCTGCCGGACGTGGGCGTGGGCTGCGTGGTCGGCAGCACCTACGTGCATGGCGCTACGCAGGCCTTGGTCAGCCCGGAAGGGCAGCACACCACGCTTGCCAAGGCGGCCTGGCTACTAAGCGGTCACTTCCCGGCCTTCGATGCGTTGGTGCCCGGCACGCTGCCAGGTTGGGCGGGATGGCGGGCCGTATTGCCCGGGCGCCTGCCCGCAGTGGGGGAATTGCCGCATGCGCCGGGCCTGTGGCTAGCCATCGGCTATGCCTCGCGCGGCTTGTCCTGGTCAGCCTTGATGGGCGATTTGATCGGCGCTCGCCTGGCTGGCGAACCGGCGCTGCTGGAAACCGATCTGTCCAAACTTATTTCACCACGGTGA
- a CDS encoding inositol monophosphatase family protein, which yields MDTYDQPRSLAQPIDLCAAIDAAVTAAHAGAAILQSYAHHRADLVIDRKARNDLVSQADREAEAVIIQELQTRTPKFGIVAEETGGKPQGRATWYIDPLDGTTNFLHDIPHYAVSIALIAHAGTAVSGTETLTEDTPVAGVVYDPNREELFTAVYGIGAWLNGRRIKCSRTQTIEDSVLATGFPFRDFSFAGQYMPMLNDAIKRARGVRRMGAAALDLAWTACGRYDGYWEMGLAPWDVAAGTLILREAGGTCSDMHKLDPWPIGGRVVAGNPAIERALHEMIAPHLGGEPPAEA from the coding sequence ATGGACACCTATGATCAGCCCCGCTCACTGGCTCAACCCATCGACCTGTGCGCCGCGATCGACGCGGCAGTCACTGCGGCGCATGCCGGTGCGGCCATCCTGCAATCCTACGCGCATCATCGGGCCGACCTCGTGATCGACCGCAAGGCGCGCAACGATCTCGTATCGCAAGCAGACCGCGAAGCCGAGGCCGTGATCATCCAGGAACTGCAAACGCGCACGCCCAAGTTCGGCATCGTGGCTGAAGAGACGGGCGGCAAGCCCCAAGGCCGCGCCACCTGGTACATCGACCCGCTTGATGGCACCACCAATTTCCTGCACGACATCCCTCACTACGCCGTCTCGATCGCGTTGATCGCGCATGCGGGCACCGCAGTGTCTGGCACGGAAACACTGACTGAAGACACGCCCGTGGCCGGCGTGGTTTACGACCCCAACCGCGAAGAGCTGTTCACCGCGGTCTATGGCATTGGCGCCTGGCTGAACGGCCGCCGCATCAAGTGTTCGCGCACGCAGACCATTGAAGATTCCGTGCTGGCAACCGGTTTTCCGTTCCGCGACTTTTCCTTCGCCGGACAATACATGCCCATGCTGAACGACGCCATCAAGCGCGCGCGCGGCGTGCGCCGCATGGGCGCGGCAGCGTTGGACCTGGCCTGGACGGCTTGCGGCCGCTACGACGGTTACTGGGAAATGGGCCTGGCGCCGTGGGACGTGGCCGCCGGCACGCTGATCCTGCGTGAAGCGGGTGGCACGTGTTCAGACATGCACAAGCTGGATCCCTGGCCCATCGGCGGGCGCGTTGTGGCGGGCAACCCCGCCATCGAACGCGCCCTGCACGAGATGATTGCGCCGCACCTTGGCGGCGAGCCACCCGCCGAAGCCTAA
- a CDS encoding AMP-binding protein — translation MTRPWLAHYPQGVPAEISTEGYSSLADLLDRACKQYATRIACTAMGSDITYAQLDRHARAFSGWLQSLGLEKGARVALMMPNVPAYLVGMLGTLRAGLVVVNVNPLYTADELERQLQDSGASVILILENFAHTLQAVKNRAQLKHIVVTGPGDLLGGLKAPLVNFVARHIKKIVPAWNIDGAHTLPKVLAAGANLPFTPPTLTMDDIAVLQYTGGTTGVPKGAMLSHRNLTANVLQTEAVAQPVVHDLSATQLTIISALPLYHVFAMTVCGLYGLHAGMRNVLIINPRDQPSLINAWRKVPINLFPGVNTLFNALAHNADFAKLDFSALRLTLGGGMAVQQPVAERWLKITGRPLIEGYGLSETSPVATVNPTNATAYSGSIGLPLPSTDVAILDDAGQEVPLGERGEVGIRGPQVMLGYWQKPDETRQSMTADGFFRTGDIGIMDDKGYTRIVDRKKDMIAVSGFKVYPNEVEAVVAQMPGVLECAAIGVPDEHSGEAVKVFVVKSDPSLTEAQVQDWCREKLTGYKRPRFVEFRDELPKSNVGKILRRELRPDAPAKAS, via the coding sequence ATGACGCGACCGTGGCTTGCTCACTATCCGCAGGGGGTGCCGGCAGAGATCTCCACCGAGGGCTATTCCTCGCTGGCCGACCTGTTGGACCGGGCCTGCAAGCAGTACGCCACCCGCATCGCCTGCACGGCGATGGGCAGCGACATCACCTACGCGCAACTGGATCGGCATGCACGCGCGTTTTCCGGATGGCTGCAAAGCCTGGGCCTGGAAAAGGGCGCCCGTGTTGCGTTGATGATGCCCAATGTGCCGGCTTATCTTGTCGGCATGCTGGGCACGCTGCGCGCCGGGTTGGTCGTCGTGAACGTGAACCCGCTGTACACGGCCGACGAACTTGAACGCCAATTGCAGGACAGCGGCGCGTCCGTCATCCTGATCCTGGAGAACTTCGCGCACACGCTGCAGGCGGTGAAAAACCGCGCTCAGCTCAAGCATATTGTCGTGACAGGGCCAGGCGATCTGCTGGGTGGCCTGAAAGCACCACTGGTCAACTTCGTGGCGCGTCATATCAAGAAGATTGTTCCGGCCTGGAACATCGACGGCGCGCATACGCTGCCCAAGGTCTTGGCGGCCGGCGCCAACCTGCCGTTCACGCCGCCCACGCTGACGATGGACGATATAGCGGTGCTGCAGTACACGGGCGGCACCACCGGCGTGCCCAAGGGTGCGATGCTGTCGCATCGGAACCTGACGGCCAACGTGCTGCAGACCGAAGCCGTGGCGCAGCCCGTGGTGCATGACTTGTCGGCTACGCAGCTCACGATCATCAGCGCGCTGCCGCTGTACCACGTGTTCGCAATGACCGTCTGCGGCTTGTACGGCCTGCATGCGGGCATGCGCAACGTGCTGATCATCAACCCGCGCGACCAGCCTTCGCTGATCAATGCGTGGCGCAAGGTGCCCATCAATCTTTTCCCCGGGGTCAACACCTTGTTCAATGCCTTGGCGCACAACGCGGATTTCGCCAAGCTGGATTTTTCGGCGTTGCGCCTGACGCTTGGGGGCGGCATGGCCGTGCAGCAGCCTGTGGCCGAACGCTGGCTGAAGATCACCGGCAGGCCGCTGATCGAAGGCTATGGTTTGTCGGAAACTTCGCCCGTGGCCACGGTGAATCCCACCAACGCCACGGCCTATTCCGGCTCTATCGGCCTGCCGCTGCCGTCCACCGACGTGGCCATTCTTGACGATGCGGGCCAGGAAGTGCCGCTGGGCGAACGCGGCGAAGTGGGCATCCGCGGGCCGCAGGTCATGCTGGGCTATTGGCAGAAGCCCGACGAAACCCGGCAGTCGATGACGGCGGACGGGTTCTTTCGCACGGGCGATATCGGCATCATGGATGACAAGGGCTATACGCGCATCGTGGACCGCAAGAAAGACATGATCGCGGTGTCCGGCTTCAAGGTCTATCCGAACGAGGTCGAAGCCGTGGTAGCGCAGATGCCGGGTGTGCTGGAGTGCGCGGCCATCGGCGTGCCGGACGAACACTCGGGCGAAGCGGTCAAGGTGTTCGTGGTGAAAAGCGACCCGTCGTTGACCGAGGCGCAGGTGCAGGACTGGTGCCGCGAAAAGCTCACGGGTTACAAGCGCCCGCGCTTTGTGGAATTCCGTGATGAACTGCCCAAGAGCAATGTGGGCAAGATTCTGCGCCGGGAATTGCGCCCCGACGCGCCCGCCAAGGCGTCTTAG
- a CDS encoding LysR family transcriptional regulator produces the protein MTPDQLLSFACVADTGNISRAAQVLNLSQPAVSGQLRALQDWFGEPLYRRSGHGIVLTEAGERLAEQARQLRQVYRQAQAVRESWRGLETGVLRLGASTTPASYLLPRLVADFRSAFPAVSLHLSDGNTREIVERLPALDLAFIEGDVPSGLPSDTAVHAWRQDEVVAIVRADHALAAKGAVTLRDLAASPLVMREPGSGVRRLVERAFADAGLTPSVGLELAGVEGVKQAVRAGLGVGFVSVMSMRHEDGALAALRLLPRPLTRTLSILVPHADAAARAAERFLAMCLAVGAGDGG, from the coding sequence ATGACACCTGACCAGTTGCTGTCGTTTGCCTGCGTGGCCGACACGGGCAATATCAGCCGCGCCGCGCAAGTGCTGAATTTGTCCCAGCCCGCCGTGTCGGGCCAACTGCGCGCGCTGCAGGACTGGTTTGGCGAACCCTTGTATCGCCGCAGTGGCCACGGCATCGTCCTGACCGAGGCGGGCGAGCGCTTGGCAGAGCAGGCCCGGCAATTGCGGCAGGTCTACCGGCAGGCCCAGGCGGTTCGGGAATCCTGGCGTGGCTTGGAAACGGGCGTCTTGCGCCTGGGCGCCAGCACCACGCCCGCCAGCTACCTGTTGCCGCGCCTGGTGGCGGATTTTCGCTCGGCGTTTCCGGCGGTCAGCCTGCACCTGTCAGACGGCAATACCCGCGAAATCGTCGAGCGCCTGCCCGCGCTGGACCTGGCGTTTATTGAAGGCGATGTGCCGTCAGGCTTGCCGTCGGACACGGCCGTGCATGCCTGGCGTCAGGACGAGGTGGTGGCGATTGTGCGGGCCGACCATGCGCTGGCAGCCAAGGGGGCGGTGACCTTGCGGGACTTGGCGGCGTCGCCGCTGGTGATGCGCGAGCCGGGCTCGGGGGTGCGCCGGCTGGTCGAGCGCGCGTTTGCCGATGCCGGGCTGACCCCGTCCGTGGGTTTGGAACTGGCGGGCGTGGAAGGCGTGAAGCAGGCGGTGCGCGCGGGGCTGGGGGTGGGGTTTGTGTCGGTGATGTCGATGCGGCACGAAGACGGCGCCTTGGCGGCGTTGCGTCTGCTGCCCAGGCCGCTGACTCGCACGCTGAGCATTCTGGTGCCGCACGCCGATGCCGCCGCCCGCGCCGCCGAACGCTTTCTGGCGATGTGCCTGGCGGTCGGGGCGGGAGACGGCGGGTAG